A window of Xiphophorus hellerii strain 12219 chromosome 19, Xiphophorus_hellerii-4.1, whole genome shotgun sequence contains these coding sequences:
- the LOC116709546 gene encoding semaphorin-4E-like isoform X1, which translates to MFFFFISCEVMMKSQVVLLYVLIIMSEGSAKSLKPRRSVFFSDINLKLFKEPDFDGLSSLLVREDIGLLFIGARGKVITLGLDDITEKTSETNWTVSSEDKSQCQNKGKSIEECDNYIMMMHTLDDGRILVCGTRAFDPTCTHLIVDEGNVTMEDTTQSGRGKIPFDPKEKFASMMNGNTLYTAGSLNFLGTRMAFQKHAQNLIKNEDGFIWFFEPTIISMHMAEINKSSENNEDDNVFLFLIENGIEEPRNLRLSRVARVCKSDVGGMRMLRRKWTSFLKVRLDCPFGDIGSPSLVQDVFLLRDENNLTNSVFYATFILNPEPSSTCSQSAVCAYKLSDIRQVFRGNFMTETAYGTWVRFMGALPTPYPRSCINDEMRASGVKTSYDLPDSTLQFLKNHPLMEGAVTPLTGKPLLVRSMAQFSKIVVDKVTSLDGEQHNVMFISNNSGWLQKAVWSGDDGGRIIEELQLFQGPQPIRFLQLSSRRGQLYSATRTAVAQLSVRDCSRYTSCADCLIARDPYCGWNRLKGLCAAVAGASNFSMIQNLIDGDATMCPSSHLSKQITDIHLTVDVAQFLPCSPDTNLPISWSFSGKILEPGPRHILLSQGLVLTPSFTDEGLYTCETVEVVKGREHKKAVNQYNVKVSEGGVNWLQAIVISFLAVFCVLCLMLIISVCWKKKSRNRVGTTSVSYDSTERPEWKTKSCSCESDPDTKKTIANGVEKRKKSTV; encoded by the exons atgttttttttcttcatttcctgtgAGGTCATGATGAAGAGTCAGGTAGTGCTCCTTTATGTCCTGATCATTATGAGTGAAGGATCAGCAAAAAGCCTGAAACCCCGCCGGAGCGTTTTCTTCTCAG ATATTAACCTGAAGCTGTTTAAGGAGCCAGACTTTGACGGTTTGAGCTCCCTGCTGGTGAGAGAAGACATCGGTCTGCTCTTCATCGGAGCCAGAGGAAAGGTCATCACTCTCGGTTTGGATGACATCACTGAAAAGACCAGCGAG actAACTGGACGGTGAGCTCTGAAGACAAATCCCAGTGCCAGAATAAAGGCAAGAGTATCGAG GAATGTGACAACTACATCATGATGATGCACACTCTGGATGATGGCAGAATTCTGGTTTGTGGAACCAGAGCATTCGACCCTACCTGCACACACCTG ATAGTCGACGAAGGAAATGTCACCATGGAAGACACAACTCAGAGTGGCAGAGGGAAAATTCCCTTTGACCCCAAAGAAAAATTTGCCTCCATGATGAATG GAAACACTTTATATACCGCTGGCTCCTTAAACTTCCTGGGAACAAGAATGGCTTTCCAAAAACATGCGCAGAATCTGATCAAGAATGAAGATGGATTCATTTGGTTCTTCG AGCCCACCATAATTTCCATGCACAtggctgaaataaacaaaagttcAGAGAACAATGAGGACGACAACGTGTTCTTGTTCCTCATCGAGAATGGTATTGAAGAACCACGCAACCTGCGGCTGTCGAGAGTTGCACGAGTGTGTAAA AGTGACGTGGGAGGAATGAGAATGTTGCGGAGAAAGTGGACCTCTTTCCTGAAAGTCCGTCTGGACTGCCCATTCGGAGACATAGGCTCTCCCTCTCTGGTGCAGGACGTCTTTCTTCTACGAGATGAAAATAATTTGACGAACAGCGTCTTCTACGCAACATTCATCCTAAACCC GGAGCCATCCAGTACCTGCAGTCAGTCCGCTGTCTGCGCCTACAAGCTGTCAGACATCAGGCAAGTTTTCAGGGGGAACTTTATGACCGAGACTGCTTATGGCACCTGGGTGAGGTTCATGGGAGCATTACCTACCCCTTATCCTCGTTCA TGTATTAATGATGAAATGCGAGCCAGTGGTGTGAAGACTTCTTATGACCTCCCAGACTCAACCCTGCAGTTTCTGAAGAACCATCCTCTGATGGAGGGAGCGGTGACGCCGCTCACTGGGAAGCCCCTGCTGGTTCGATCTATGGCCCAGTTCTCCAAAATTGTTGTTGACAAAGTAACCTCTCTGGATGGAGAGCAGCACAACGTCATGTTTATTAGCAACA ACTCTGGTTGGCTGCAGAAGGCGGTGTGGTCTGGTGATGATGGAGGGCGAATCATTGAGGAGTTGCAGCTGTTTCAGGGTCCTCAGCCCATTCGCTTCCTTCAGCTCTCCTCTAGAAGA GGTCAGCTGTACAGCGCAACTAGAACTGCTGTTGCTCAGCTCAGTGTGAGGGACTGCAGCCGCTACACATCCTGTGCTGACTGCCTTATAGCCAGAGATCCATACTGTGGCTGGAACCGTCTCAAAGGCCTGTGTGCTGCTGTTGCTGGTGCTTCAAACTTCTCCAT GATCCAGAACCTCATTGATGGTGATGCTACAATGTGCCCAAGCTCTCATT TGTCAAAGCAGATTACCGACATCCACCTCACAGTTGACGTCGCACAGTTCCTCCCCTGCTCCCCTGATACCAATCTCCCCATCAGCTGGAGCTTCTCTGGTAAAATCCTTGAGCCCGGTCCCCGACACATTCTGCTCAGCCAGGGACTCGTTTTAACACCTTCCTTCACTGATGAAGGCCTTTACACCTGTGAGACAGTGGAAGTAGTTAAAGGCAGAGAGCACAAGAAGGCAGTGAACCAGTACAACGTTAAAGTTTCAGAGGGTGGGGTAAACTGGCTTCAGGCTATAGTTATCtcttttttagctgttttttgtgTCCTGTGTCTAATGCTCATCATCTCCGTA
- the LOC116709546 gene encoding semaphorin-4E-like isoform X3, with translation MMMHTLDDGRILVCGTRAFDPTCTHLIVDEGNVTMEDTTQSGRGKIPFDPKEKFASMMNGNTLYTAGSLNFLGTRMAFQKHAQNLIKNEDGFIWFFEPTIISMHMAEINKSSENNEDDNVFLFLIENGIEEPRNLRLSRVARVCKSDVGGMRMLRRKWTSFLKVRLDCPFGDIGSPSLVQDVFLLRDENNLTNSVFYATFILNPEPSSTCSQSAVCAYKLSDIRQVFRGNFMTETAYGTWVRFMGALPTPYPRSCINDEMRASGVKTSYDLPDSTLQFLKNHPLMEGAVTPLTGKPLLVRSMAQFSKIVVDKVTSLDGEQHNVMFISNNSGWLQKAVWSGDDGGRIIEELQLFQGPQPIRFLQLSSRRGQLYSATRTAVAQLSVRDCSRYTSCADCLIARDPYCGWNRLKGLCAAVAGASNFSMIQNLIDGDATMCPSSHLSKQITDIHLTVDVAQFLPCSPDTNLPISWSFSGKILEPGPRHILLSQGLVLTPSFTDEGLYTCETVEVVKGREHKKAVNQYNVKVSEGGVNWLQAIVISFLAVFCVLCLMLIISVCWKKKSRNRVGTTSVSYDSTERPEWKTKSCSCESDPDTKKTIANGVEKRKKSTV, from the exons ATGATGATGCACACTCTGGATGATGGCAGAATTCTGGTTTGTGGAACCAGAGCATTCGACCCTACCTGCACACACCTG ATAGTCGACGAAGGAAATGTCACCATGGAAGACACAACTCAGAGTGGCAGAGGGAAAATTCCCTTTGACCCCAAAGAAAAATTTGCCTCCATGATGAATG GAAACACTTTATATACCGCTGGCTCCTTAAACTTCCTGGGAACAAGAATGGCTTTCCAAAAACATGCGCAGAATCTGATCAAGAATGAAGATGGATTCATTTGGTTCTTCG AGCCCACCATAATTTCCATGCACAtggctgaaataaacaaaagttcAGAGAACAATGAGGACGACAACGTGTTCTTGTTCCTCATCGAGAATGGTATTGAAGAACCACGCAACCTGCGGCTGTCGAGAGTTGCACGAGTGTGTAAA AGTGACGTGGGAGGAATGAGAATGTTGCGGAGAAAGTGGACCTCTTTCCTGAAAGTCCGTCTGGACTGCCCATTCGGAGACATAGGCTCTCCCTCTCTGGTGCAGGACGTCTTTCTTCTACGAGATGAAAATAATTTGACGAACAGCGTCTTCTACGCAACATTCATCCTAAACCC GGAGCCATCCAGTACCTGCAGTCAGTCCGCTGTCTGCGCCTACAAGCTGTCAGACATCAGGCAAGTTTTCAGGGGGAACTTTATGACCGAGACTGCTTATGGCACCTGGGTGAGGTTCATGGGAGCATTACCTACCCCTTATCCTCGTTCA TGTATTAATGATGAAATGCGAGCCAGTGGTGTGAAGACTTCTTATGACCTCCCAGACTCAACCCTGCAGTTTCTGAAGAACCATCCTCTGATGGAGGGAGCGGTGACGCCGCTCACTGGGAAGCCCCTGCTGGTTCGATCTATGGCCCAGTTCTCCAAAATTGTTGTTGACAAAGTAACCTCTCTGGATGGAGAGCAGCACAACGTCATGTTTATTAGCAACA ACTCTGGTTGGCTGCAGAAGGCGGTGTGGTCTGGTGATGATGGAGGGCGAATCATTGAGGAGTTGCAGCTGTTTCAGGGTCCTCAGCCCATTCGCTTCCTTCAGCTCTCCTCTAGAAGA GGTCAGCTGTACAGCGCAACTAGAACTGCTGTTGCTCAGCTCAGTGTGAGGGACTGCAGCCGCTACACATCCTGTGCTGACTGCCTTATAGCCAGAGATCCATACTGTGGCTGGAACCGTCTCAAAGGCCTGTGTGCTGCTGTTGCTGGTGCTTCAAACTTCTCCAT GATCCAGAACCTCATTGATGGTGATGCTACAATGTGCCCAAGCTCTCATT TGTCAAAGCAGATTACCGACATCCACCTCACAGTTGACGTCGCACAGTTCCTCCCCTGCTCCCCTGATACCAATCTCCCCATCAGCTGGAGCTTCTCTGGTAAAATCCTTGAGCCCGGTCCCCGACACATTCTGCTCAGCCAGGGACTCGTTTTAACACCTTCCTTCACTGATGAAGGCCTTTACACCTGTGAGACAGTGGAAGTAGTTAAAGGCAGAGAGCACAAGAAGGCAGTGAACCAGTACAACGTTAAAGTTTCAGAGGGTGGGGTAAACTGGCTTCAGGCTATAGTTATCtcttttttagctgttttttgtgTCCTGTGTCTAATGCTCATCATCTCCGTA
- the LOC116709546 gene encoding semaphorin-4E-like isoform X2 has protein sequence MFFFFISCEVMMKSQVVLLYVLIIMSEGSAKSLKPRRSVFFSDINLKLFKEPDFDGLSSLLVREDIGLLFIGARGKVITLGLDDITEKTSETNWTVSSEDKSQCQNKGKSIEECDNYIMMMHTLDDGRILVCGTRAFDPTCTHLIVDEGNVTMEDTTQSGRGKIPFDPKEKFASMMNGNTLYTAGSLNFLGTRMAFQKHAQNLIKNEDGFIWFFEPTIISMHMAEINKSSENNEDDNVFLFLIENGIEEPRNLRLSRVARVCKSDVGGMRMLRRKWTSFLKVRLDCPFGDIGSPSLVQDVFLLRDENNLTNSVFYATFILNPEPSSTCSQSAVCAYKLSDIRQVFRGNFMTETAYGTWCINDEMRASGVKTSYDLPDSTLQFLKNHPLMEGAVTPLTGKPLLVRSMAQFSKIVVDKVTSLDGEQHNVMFISNNSGWLQKAVWSGDDGGRIIEELQLFQGPQPIRFLQLSSRRGQLYSATRTAVAQLSVRDCSRYTSCADCLIARDPYCGWNRLKGLCAAVAGASNFSMIQNLIDGDATMCPSSHLSKQITDIHLTVDVAQFLPCSPDTNLPISWSFSGKILEPGPRHILLSQGLVLTPSFTDEGLYTCETVEVVKGREHKKAVNQYNVKVSEGGVNWLQAIVISFLAVFCVLCLMLIISVCWKKKSRNRVGTTSVSYDSTERPEWKTKSCSCESDPDTKKTIANGVEKRKKSTV, from the exons atgttttttttcttcatttcctgtgAGGTCATGATGAAGAGTCAGGTAGTGCTCCTTTATGTCCTGATCATTATGAGTGAAGGATCAGCAAAAAGCCTGAAACCCCGCCGGAGCGTTTTCTTCTCAG ATATTAACCTGAAGCTGTTTAAGGAGCCAGACTTTGACGGTTTGAGCTCCCTGCTGGTGAGAGAAGACATCGGTCTGCTCTTCATCGGAGCCAGAGGAAAGGTCATCACTCTCGGTTTGGATGACATCACTGAAAAGACCAGCGAG actAACTGGACGGTGAGCTCTGAAGACAAATCCCAGTGCCAGAATAAAGGCAAGAGTATCGAG GAATGTGACAACTACATCATGATGATGCACACTCTGGATGATGGCAGAATTCTGGTTTGTGGAACCAGAGCATTCGACCCTACCTGCACACACCTG ATAGTCGACGAAGGAAATGTCACCATGGAAGACACAACTCAGAGTGGCAGAGGGAAAATTCCCTTTGACCCCAAAGAAAAATTTGCCTCCATGATGAATG GAAACACTTTATATACCGCTGGCTCCTTAAACTTCCTGGGAACAAGAATGGCTTTCCAAAAACATGCGCAGAATCTGATCAAGAATGAAGATGGATTCATTTGGTTCTTCG AGCCCACCATAATTTCCATGCACAtggctgaaataaacaaaagttcAGAGAACAATGAGGACGACAACGTGTTCTTGTTCCTCATCGAGAATGGTATTGAAGAACCACGCAACCTGCGGCTGTCGAGAGTTGCACGAGTGTGTAAA AGTGACGTGGGAGGAATGAGAATGTTGCGGAGAAAGTGGACCTCTTTCCTGAAAGTCCGTCTGGACTGCCCATTCGGAGACATAGGCTCTCCCTCTCTGGTGCAGGACGTCTTTCTTCTACGAGATGAAAATAATTTGACGAACAGCGTCTTCTACGCAACATTCATCCTAAACCC GGAGCCATCCAGTACCTGCAGTCAGTCCGCTGTCTGCGCCTACAAGCTGTCAGACATCAGGCAAGTTTTCAGGGGGAACTTTATGACCGAGACTGCTTATGGCACCTGG TGTATTAATGATGAAATGCGAGCCAGTGGTGTGAAGACTTCTTATGACCTCCCAGACTCAACCCTGCAGTTTCTGAAGAACCATCCTCTGATGGAGGGAGCGGTGACGCCGCTCACTGGGAAGCCCCTGCTGGTTCGATCTATGGCCCAGTTCTCCAAAATTGTTGTTGACAAAGTAACCTCTCTGGATGGAGAGCAGCACAACGTCATGTTTATTAGCAACA ACTCTGGTTGGCTGCAGAAGGCGGTGTGGTCTGGTGATGATGGAGGGCGAATCATTGAGGAGTTGCAGCTGTTTCAGGGTCCTCAGCCCATTCGCTTCCTTCAGCTCTCCTCTAGAAGA GGTCAGCTGTACAGCGCAACTAGAACTGCTGTTGCTCAGCTCAGTGTGAGGGACTGCAGCCGCTACACATCCTGTGCTGACTGCCTTATAGCCAGAGATCCATACTGTGGCTGGAACCGTCTCAAAGGCCTGTGTGCTGCTGTTGCTGGTGCTTCAAACTTCTCCAT GATCCAGAACCTCATTGATGGTGATGCTACAATGTGCCCAAGCTCTCATT TGTCAAAGCAGATTACCGACATCCACCTCACAGTTGACGTCGCACAGTTCCTCCCCTGCTCCCCTGATACCAATCTCCCCATCAGCTGGAGCTTCTCTGGTAAAATCCTTGAGCCCGGTCCCCGACACATTCTGCTCAGCCAGGGACTCGTTTTAACACCTTCCTTCACTGATGAAGGCCTTTACACCTGTGAGACAGTGGAAGTAGTTAAAGGCAGAGAGCACAAGAAGGCAGTGAACCAGTACAACGTTAAAGTTTCAGAGGGTGGGGTAAACTGGCTTCAGGCTATAGTTATCtcttttttagctgttttttgtgTCCTGTGTCTAATGCTCATCATCTCCGTA
- the LOC116709546 gene encoding semaphorin-4E-like isoform X4 — MFFFFISCEVMMKSQVVLLYVLIIMSEGSAKSLKPRRSVFFSDINLKLFKEPDFDGLSSLLVREDIGLLFIGARGKVITLGLDDITEKTSETNWTVSSEDKSQCQNKGKSIEECDNYIMMMHTLDDGRILVCGTRAFDPTCTHLIVDEGNVTMEDTTQSGRGKIPFDPKEKFASMMNGNTLYTAGSLNFLGTRMAFQKHAQNLIKNEDGFIWFFEPTIISMHMAEINKSSENNEDDNVFLFLIENGIEEPRNLRLSRVARVCKSDVGGMRMLRRKWTSFLKVRLDCPFGDIGSPSLVQDVFLLRDENNLTNSVFYATFILNPEPSSTCSQSAVCAYKLSDIRQVFRGNFMTETAYGTWVRFMGALPTPYPRSCINDEMRASGVKTSYDLPDSTLQFLKNHPLMEGAVTPLTGKPLLVRSMAQFSKIVVDKVTSLDGEQHNVMFISNSVVQQRHI; from the exons atgttttttttcttcatttcctgtgAGGTCATGATGAAGAGTCAGGTAGTGCTCCTTTATGTCCTGATCATTATGAGTGAAGGATCAGCAAAAAGCCTGAAACCCCGCCGGAGCGTTTTCTTCTCAG ATATTAACCTGAAGCTGTTTAAGGAGCCAGACTTTGACGGTTTGAGCTCCCTGCTGGTGAGAGAAGACATCGGTCTGCTCTTCATCGGAGCCAGAGGAAAGGTCATCACTCTCGGTTTGGATGACATCACTGAAAAGACCAGCGAG actAACTGGACGGTGAGCTCTGAAGACAAATCCCAGTGCCAGAATAAAGGCAAGAGTATCGAG GAATGTGACAACTACATCATGATGATGCACACTCTGGATGATGGCAGAATTCTGGTTTGTGGAACCAGAGCATTCGACCCTACCTGCACACACCTG ATAGTCGACGAAGGAAATGTCACCATGGAAGACACAACTCAGAGTGGCAGAGGGAAAATTCCCTTTGACCCCAAAGAAAAATTTGCCTCCATGATGAATG GAAACACTTTATATACCGCTGGCTCCTTAAACTTCCTGGGAACAAGAATGGCTTTCCAAAAACATGCGCAGAATCTGATCAAGAATGAAGATGGATTCATTTGGTTCTTCG AGCCCACCATAATTTCCATGCACAtggctgaaataaacaaaagttcAGAGAACAATGAGGACGACAACGTGTTCTTGTTCCTCATCGAGAATGGTATTGAAGAACCACGCAACCTGCGGCTGTCGAGAGTTGCACGAGTGTGTAAA AGTGACGTGGGAGGAATGAGAATGTTGCGGAGAAAGTGGACCTCTTTCCTGAAAGTCCGTCTGGACTGCCCATTCGGAGACATAGGCTCTCCCTCTCTGGTGCAGGACGTCTTTCTTCTACGAGATGAAAATAATTTGACGAACAGCGTCTTCTACGCAACATTCATCCTAAACCC GGAGCCATCCAGTACCTGCAGTCAGTCCGCTGTCTGCGCCTACAAGCTGTCAGACATCAGGCAAGTTTTCAGGGGGAACTTTATGACCGAGACTGCTTATGGCACCTGGGTGAGGTTCATGGGAGCATTACCTACCCCTTATCCTCGTTCA TGTATTAATGATGAAATGCGAGCCAGTGGTGTGAAGACTTCTTATGACCTCCCAGACTCAACCCTGCAGTTTCTGAAGAACCATCCTCTGATGGAGGGAGCGGTGACGCCGCTCACTGGGAAGCCCCTGCTGGTTCGATCTATGGCCCAGTTCTCCAAAATTGTTGTTGACAAAGTAACCTCTCTGGATGGAGAGCAGCACAACGTCATGTTTATTAGCAACA gtgtggtgcagcagaggcacatctaa